The Granulicella arctica genome segment AAGCTGCGGATGAAGCCGATTGTGTCGCGCGGTATCGATTATGAAGGGATACAGTTTCACGGGATCGACGAGTTTCTCGACCTGACGCGGCAGAGCGAGCATATCGAGTACACGGTGAGCTGGATCGATTGTGCTTCGACGGGTAAGAACTTTGCGCGTGGTGTCTTTATGCAGGGGGATCACTCGAAGGTTCCTGCGGAGCTGAAGCCGTCGCCGGAGCCGAAGCTGGTGTTTCCGTTCGATGCGCCGGGCTTTGCGCTGAACCACGCGACGGTCAGCCTGTTCAATACGGCCTTCTTCCACAAGCAGCTTAAGCCGCGTGTGGTGGCGTTGCAGGACTATGAGCCGTTCTTCTATCCGCTGGACAAGGTGCTGCACTGGAATCGGATGTATGGCAAGAACGGCCTGCTACAGTTCCAGTACGCGATTCCGTGGGAGAGTGCGCGGGAGGGGACGATTGCGATCTTGCAGGAGGTTGCGAAGTCGGGGCTGGCGTCGTTTCTGGCGGTGCTGAAGGCCTTTGGCGATGTTCCTTCGCCTGGAATGATGAGCTTTCCGCAGCCGGGGATCACCTTGGCGCTGGACTTTCCGATCAAGGCGGATAAGAGCTTTCCGCTCTTCGAGCGGCTGGCGGACATGACGCGCGACTTCGGCGGGAAGCTGTATCCGGCGAAGGACGCGGCGATGACGGCAGCGCAATACCAGACGTTTTATCCTCAGTGGGAGCAGTTTGCCCGCTATCGCGACCCCATGCTTACCTCCAGCTTCTGGGAGCGCGTCACCGGAGATCGACCGACACTATGAGTACTTCACCTGCGACTTCCTCCTCTCTTCAGACTGCCGGCCACAGTGGTCCGAAGAAGATTCTTGTGCTTGGCGCGACCTCCGGGATCGCCGAAGCGACGTGCCGCATTTGGGCGAAGCAGGGTGCTCGGCTTTTTCTTGTTGCTCGCAATGCGGACAAGCTGGCGGCTGTGGCTGCCGATCTGAAGACGCGGGGCGCCAGCTACGTCGATACGGCGGCCGTTGACCTGGATGACACGGCGCAGCATCCGGCGTTGCTGGCCCATGCGGTCAACTCGCTGACGGGGATGGATGTCGCATACCTGGCGCATGGGGTGCTTGGGGACCAGCCGCGAGCGGAGCAGGAGTTCGCGCATGCCGCGCAGATTCTGCATACGAACTTTGTTGCGCCGGTCTCGCTGCTGACGTGGCTGTCGAACTATTGTGTGCAGCGTCATGCGGGTGTGCTGGCGGTGATCTCGTCGGTGGCGGGGGATCGTGGGCGCAAGTCGAACTATCTGTATGGCTCGTCGAAGGCCGGGCTTTCAGCATTCCTGGGTGGGTTGCGCAATCGCGTGGACCGCGAGGGTGTGACGGTACTGACGATCAAGCCGGGGCCGGTGAGGACGGCGATGACGAGCGCGATGAAAGGCTCGGAGAAGTTTGCCGATGTGAATAAGGTTGCGCAGAGCATTGCCGCGGCCATCGACAAGCGGAAGGACACACTGTATGTGCCGTTCCAGTGGCAGCCGATCCTGTTTGTGATCCGGAATATTCCGGAGCGGGTGTTCAAGAAACTCAATCTCTGAGGAGATTCTTCTTAGAAGCTATGGTATTATAAAGTCTCCGCCGCCGCCTAAGAATAATAGCTGGCGTCGGACTATTTAGAGGCTCCTGCGGGAGCCTCGTACTATTTGTGAGGGTGGCTGTGGAACGAGTTGCGGTTTTTGTCGATGCTGGATACCTCTTTGCTCAAGGTGCAACAAACCTAATCAGTAGTAAAGTCAGCAGATCTCAACTTACATTGAACGCAGCTGAAGTTATCAATCAGCTTAAATCGCTTGCTCAGACACAGAGCGGCGGTCGAACACTTCTGAGGGTCTATTGGTACGATGGTGCGAAGTCTGGACCGACTGTAGAACAAATCACGCTTGCCGATATGAACGATGTAAAAGTTCGTCTCGGCACTATCAATAGTGCTGGACAACAAAAGGGTGTCGACTCTCTGCTCGTAACAGACATGATCGATCTGGCACGAAATCAAGCTATTTCCGATGCCGTGGTTGTGACTGGAGATGGTGATCTTAGAATTGCTGTTCAGATCGCACAAACTTTTGGCGTGAGGGTCCATCTGGTGGGATTGGAGCCATGTAGTGGATCGCAGTCTCGTCTCCTTCGCCAAGAAGCAGATACCACATACGAGATCAGTAAAGTAGAGATTGGAAAATTCCTTTCAGTTTCTACACACTCTGCTCAATCTACATCGCTTATAGCAGCGATCCCTTTGCCCCCGGGCTCGAAAGCTAGCTTTGAGAGCGGCAAAAAACTGAGCATAGCGACATTGATCGCCCAAATTCCTACAGATACGCACTCTGCTCTTGATGCAGCAATTGGGAATTCAGACATAATTCCATCGCAGTATGATCGCAGACTCCTAGGAGCTTGCCGAGGAGCAATCGGTCGAGATCTGTCGGGAGATGAGCGACGCATTCTTCGCAAGGCATTCATCGTAGAGTTGCGGAACTTGCGTGTTACTCCCACTCCCTAATCGGTTACTTCCTATGCACTACTGCTGCTGGGCCATCTGCTGTTGGAGGCGGCTGGGCGGTGGGGGCTGCTCGGGGAGCTGGGTGGCTTTTTCGACGAGGGTGGACCAATCTTCGGGGACGGGTAGCTCCTGGTCGAGGAGGGGTGTACCTTCGCTGGGGGTGACGCGGACGGCGACGGTGAGCTCGCTGTTGGCGCGGCCGCGGAACATGCCGTGCGTGGGGGGGACGTCGTCGTAGTCGCGGCCGATGGCGGTGCGGATGTGGCGGTCGCCTGCGACGAGCAGGTTGGTGGGATCGAAGCCGACCCAGCCGAGCTGCGGAATGAGCGCTTCGATCCAGGCGTGGGTGGCGGAGTTGACAGAGCGGTCGTGGTGGCTCTCGCCGTGGAAGAGGTAGCCGCTGACGTAGCGGCAGGGGATGCGGAGCTTCGACCGAACCAGCGTGATCATGATGTGGGCGAAGTCCTGACAGACGCCTTTGCGGCTGGTGAGAGCGACGTCGATCGGCGAATCGACCTTGGTTGATTTGGGCTTGTAGTCGAAGTAGTTGTAGATCTGCTCGTTGAGCTGATGCAGGACCATCAGAGGGTCGTCGCGGCGGCGTACGTCGAACTGCGCGGCGAGCTCGTCGAGCAGTGGGGTGGGCTTTGTGAACTCGCTGGGGAAGAGCATCTCCCAGTAGTCGCCTTGTTCGACTAGTGCGTCGAGCTCGTCCCAGGCGCTGGGCGCGAGGAAGGCTGGGATGGGCATTGCGGGCTGCATCTCGACTAGCGACTCGGCGACGATGACGAGCTGGCCGTGCTGGCCGGGGATGTCGAAGTGGTGGACGTGGTTGGCGAGGTGGTCGCGGTAGCTGAAGACGCGACAACGCGGGCTGACGGAGAGATGGAAGGTCAGGCAGCGCTGGTTGAGATCGCTGCGCGGGTGCATGCGAGTCTCCATCATGCTTTCGCTGACCGGATTGCTGTAGAGGAACTTCGTCAGATGGCGGATGGAATAGTACATGCAGCTCCTTGGAGACGGTTGCAGCGGTTATCCGGCTAGCGCTGCCTGGATCGAGTAGTCGACGTAAAGCTCGTAGATGGTGCTATGGATGTCGCGGCACTGTGCCTGGATGCCACGGAGATAGGCGATGACGTCGCCGTTGAGGATCTCATCGACGCTGCTGTAGCTGAGCGAGGCCTGGAGGCGTCCGGCGAGGCGGCGCAAGGGTTCGGCGCGGACCTTGCCAGCCTCACCGTGGATGGCCTCGAGCGCGTTCTG includes the following:
- a CDS encoding FAD-binding oxidoreductase, yielding MPETNSVQAPTPTLEVPFESWGRYPTYPARMIPLNWQTDFPAALAGLHNGALPVGMGRSYGDVCLLKGGNLLLTTGMDRLLHFDTETGILTAEAGVTLAQILDFAVPRGFFLPVTPGTKYVTLGGAIANDIHGKNHHVAGTFGAHVTEFELVRSDGSRRICSPTENLDFYAATIGGLGLTGVITWAKLRMKPIVSRGIDYEGIQFHGIDEFLDLTRQSEHIEYTVSWIDCASTGKNFARGVFMQGDHSKVPAELKPSPEPKLVFPFDAPGFALNHATVSLFNTAFFHKQLKPRVVALQDYEPFFYPLDKVLHWNRMYGKNGLLQFQYAIPWESAREGTIAILQEVAKSGLASFLAVLKAFGDVPSPGMMSFPQPGITLALDFPIKADKSFPLFERLADMTRDFGGKLYPAKDAAMTAAQYQTFYPQWEQFARYRDPMLTSSFWERVTGDRPTL
- a CDS encoding SDR family oxidoreductase, which gives rise to MSTSPATSSSLQTAGHSGPKKILVLGATSGIAEATCRIWAKQGARLFLVARNADKLAAVAADLKTRGASYVDTAAVDLDDTAQHPALLAHAVNSLTGMDVAYLAHGVLGDQPRAEQEFAHAAQILHTNFVAPVSLLTWLSNYCVQRHAGVLAVISSVAGDRGRKSNYLYGSSKAGLSAFLGGLRNRVDREGVTVLTIKPGPVRTAMTSAMKGSEKFADVNKVAQSIAAAIDKRKDTLYVPFQWQPILFVIRNIPERVFKKLNL
- a CDS encoding NYN domain-containing protein, whose amino-acid sequence is MERVAVFVDAGYLFAQGATNLISSKVSRSQLTLNAAEVINQLKSLAQTQSGGRTLLRVYWYDGAKSGPTVEQITLADMNDVKVRLGTINSAGQQKGVDSLLVTDMIDLARNQAISDAVVVTGDGDLRIAVQIAQTFGVRVHLVGLEPCSGSQSRLLRQEADTTYEISKVEIGKFLSVSTHSAQSTSLIAAIPLPPGSKASFESGKKLSIATLIAQIPTDTHSALDAAIGNSDIIPSQYDRRLLGACRGAIGRDLSGDERRILRKAFIVELRNLRVTPTP
- a CDS encoding transglutaminase family protein yields the protein MYYSIRHLTKFLYSNPVSESMMETRMHPRSDLNQRCLTFHLSVSPRCRVFSYRDHLANHVHHFDIPGQHGQLVIVAESLVEMQPAMPIPAFLAPSAWDELDALVEQGDYWEMLFPSEFTKPTPLLDELAAQFDVRRRDDPLMVLHQLNEQIYNYFDYKPKSTKVDSPIDVALTSRKGVCQDFAHIMITLVRSKLRIPCRYVSGYLFHGESHHDRSVNSATHAWIEALIPQLGWVGFDPTNLLVAGDRHIRTAIGRDYDDVPPTHGMFRGRANSELTVAVRVTPSEGTPLLDQELPVPEDWSTLVEKATQLPEQPPPPSRLQQQMAQQQ